Proteins from one Erysipelothrix larvae genomic window:
- a CDS encoding PhoU domain-containing protein, translating to MITVFPEGAMQLAKKTTLKMADIVTESIQTSQSYLHSRDSEDYDVVMQLEEMVNKLDTEITSYLLKIMKQSGNSADVAETYTKTLEIVKNYERMSDLSTNLVELYNMTVEGRETFSEEAMEDIDTMYKLLLDMLHRSMKIYQNEDSAGYELLLQDEEYMDLIEDKYREKHFRRLADGICDTKFASSVFVDVLSTLERIADHGVNVARNVNSAVKMHSSGH from the coding sequence TTGATTACAGTATTCCCTGAAGGTGCAATGCAACTTGCGAAGAAAACAACCTTAAAGATGGCAGATATCGTAACTGAATCCATTCAAACATCACAAAGCTACCTTCATTCTCGAGACAGCGAAGATTATGATGTTGTGATGCAACTTGAAGAAATGGTAAATAAATTGGATACGGAAATCACATCATACTTATTAAAGATTATGAAGCAAAGTGGCAATTCAGCTGATGTTGCGGAAACCTATACAAAAACACTTGAAATCGTTAAGAACTATGAGCGGATGAGTGACTTATCAACAAACTTAGTTGAGCTTTATAACATGACTGTTGAAGGAAGAGAAACCTTCTCAGAAGAAGCGATGGAAGATATTGACACAATGTATAAACTCCTGCTTGATATGCTTCATCGTTCAATGAAGATTTACCAAAATGAAGATTCTGCAGGGTATGAACTCTTGCTTCAAGATGAAGAATACATGGACCTTATTGAAGATAAGTATCGTGAAAAACACTTCAGAAGACTTGCAGATGGAATCTGTGATACGAAGTTTGCATCTTCAGTATTTGTTGATGTACTAAGTACACTTGAACGTATTGCAGACCATGGTGTTAACGTTGCAAGAAATGTTAACTCAGCAGTCAAAATGCATTCATCTGGGCATTAA
- a CDS encoding Na/Pi cotransporter family protein, giving the protein MLGLTAVAELQPIQLNIILGGFALFLVGIHYLGEGLTELAGSRISDYIEKYTSNLMMAILMGTVITAIMNSSTAVTVISISLVRAGMMTLKQAIGISVGANIGTTMTTFFMSMNIEDYGYYFVFIGVLLIVFTKRKVWSNAGYIFFGFGLLFVGLDIMSEKLLVIQYYPWFQDFMFSLKDNSWLALGGSTLATVIINSSSAIIGITQTLFSTGQMEMVVVSAFVFGSNVGTTLTAVVASMGGSVSTRRAGWFHALYNVIGALLGMLVIVPYSAFVTWANT; this is encoded by the coding sequence ATGTTAGGTTTAACTGCCGTTGCAGAACTTCAACCAATTCAATTGAACATTATCCTAGGAGGGTTTGCGCTCTTCTTGGTTGGGATTCACTATTTAGGTGAAGGGCTTACTGAATTAGCTGGGTCTCGTATATCAGATTATATTGAGAAATATACAAGTAATCTCATGATGGCAATACTCATGGGGACAGTTATTACTGCAATCATGAACTCAAGTACTGCTGTTACCGTAATTTCCATCAGTTTGGTTCGCGCAGGAATGATGACGCTTAAACAAGCGATTGGTATTTCCGTCGGAGCAAACATTGGGACAACAATGACTACGTTCTTCATGAGTATGAACATTGAAGATTATGGTTATTACTTTGTATTTATTGGTGTACTCTTAATTGTATTTACAAAACGAAAAGTATGGTCAAATGCAGGGTATATATTCTTTGGCTTTGGATTGCTCTTTGTCGGACTCGACATTATGAGTGAGAAGCTGTTAGTCATTCAATATTACCCATGGTTCCAAGACTTCATGTTCTCATTAAAAGATAACTCTTGGCTTGCATTGGGAGGAAGTACCCTTGCAACTGTCATAATCAATTCATCGTCTGCAATCATCGGGATCACACAAACGCTTTTCTCAACGGGTCAAATGGAAATGGTCGTTGTATCTGCTTTTGTATTTGGATCAAATGTTGGTACGACACTGACTGCAGTTGTTGCATCGATGGGTGGTTCAGTTTCGACACGACGTGCAGGATGGTTCCATGCTTTGTATAACGTCATTGGTGCCTTACTTGGAATGCTTGTGATTGTTCCATATTCAGCATTTGTGACATGGGCAAATACCTAA
- a CDS encoding fibro-slime domain-containing protein, with protein sequence MELKKRLVKHFRTRFIVVPLSLALALSGFGISTISATGKNVSSNGISHYDGVPASFYKDDKDIADSLDIDISIWDHRQDAVHFQAGTLNNGFEQGLLQKTLGSDGFPVASGKTPTYPANDFTSSSSRDFASWWTGDSRVNDDFSNHNGWEQQSLPNAFGNGTPENFYHYKDMQDFYDSVIWMSDWSSYWDITWMKTGNYVGWYNFKDGFYAPMNQDENGGTDINGFPLEYFAYNVSVYKYLADPTKYTSQDEGFVTTMTNLKYPRWYFEVDNMNDTRSDDRSAVGVGFGQYFLYNVKHRSEQPLDDVNGGLGAPGAFDQAFPGNYVESGNPGESGFDSGTFPNYNTETYSFYSAKKQTADESLVLDPVKGHLTLKYDEHTKSYVYDSDLNDYNGTSGFYPLNVGVDGVTLYDDTYRAIAGSFSHNDMTLGVKTTDGVSEFPWADELWSNELATDDLGDTLNFHFSVKGSSEFTYYGEGESFTFSGDDDFWLYINQQLVIDLGGTHGELSCTATFLPDGMVHISAVTDTEGNELAPEQTLSLGLVKGRTYSLDFFYAERHTHESNLMLSTNLTHDKFSVNKTATLNNEGTEVSYLVEVTNEMEDVLLTIVKVADWMNRGNSFNKDGEFVKFNTEGAPTIEISRDKKTWLPLDLGTPSSDEAGFKVLSHFSEHNTQEGIDLEAGAKVYFRYTYTLTEEDYEHKEIYNVFSVTTKNPKDDDAVVDVGKGGVDLDTSRPSIIKVFNVDDGVAIPNATFKFNTTPISKDGIDYDGTNMPDISDASTTYDSQSQDLLRRRIMIKLPDFSQEGTYIYRVSEVLDTYELDDDERLTYATNVYYLTMIVVDDGNNQYGLKGFEYSNDLDGLDKVETMVFMNSYTKIPDVVNETSSLIISKTIEGSEEISNQKFDFNILINAPTETTLTTFTYVIVDANGNVGAKQTGLYNANFTISLAHGEHAKFDDLLLNATYKIQEKDHANYNVSYTITNGDVVGTSQEGTDTDVQLLHEEGTRVDFVNKVIEVKKPSVEADLPSTGVHAIHQTVYTLMLVGGFSMLLFTESENKRNKRT encoded by the coding sequence ATGGAGTTAAAGAAAAGATTAGTGAAACATTTTAGGACACGTTTTATCGTTGTTCCTTTATCGTTAGCACTCGCATTATCGGGATTTGGAATTAGTACTATAAGTGCTACGGGGAAAAATGTATCATCCAATGGCATCAGCCATTATGATGGTGTACCTGCATCTTTCTATAAAGATGATAAGGATATTGCAGACTCTTTAGATATAGATATCTCAATATGGGATCACCGACAAGATGCTGTTCATTTTCAAGCAGGTACTTTAAACAATGGATTTGAACAAGGACTTCTTCAAAAGACATTGGGCAGTGATGGCTTCCCAGTAGCAAGTGGAAAAACACCAACTTATCCTGCAAATGATTTTACGTCTTCAAGTTCAAGAGACTTTGCAAGTTGGTGGACGGGTGATTCTAGAGTGAATGATGACTTTAGTAATCATAATGGATGGGAACAACAAAGTTTACCAAATGCTTTTGGTAACGGAACTCCTGAAAACTTCTACCATTATAAAGACATGCAAGATTTCTATGATTCAGTAATCTGGATGAGCGATTGGTCATCCTATTGGGATATTACGTGGATGAAGACAGGTAACTATGTAGGTTGGTATAATTTTAAAGATGGTTTCTATGCACCGATGAACCAAGATGAAAATGGAGGAACGGATATCAATGGGTTCCCACTTGAGTATTTCGCTTATAATGTCTCAGTGTATAAATACTTAGCAGATCCAACGAAATACACCTCTCAAGATGAGGGATTTGTTACTACGATGACAAATCTCAAATACCCACGTTGGTATTTTGAAGTGGATAATATGAACGATACCCGAAGTGATGATCGAAGTGCAGTAGGTGTGGGTTTTGGTCAGTATTTCCTTTATAACGTAAAACATAGAAGTGAGCAACCTCTTGATGATGTAAACGGTGGGTTAGGTGCACCGGGTGCCTTTGACCAAGCATTTCCAGGAAATTATGTTGAATCAGGTAACCCTGGAGAATCTGGATTTGATAGTGGAACGTTCCCAAACTATAATACAGAAACGTATTCGTTCTACAGTGCTAAGAAGCAAACAGCGGATGAGAGTCTTGTTTTAGACCCTGTTAAGGGACATTTGACACTGAAATATGATGAACACACAAAATCTTATGTTTATGACAGCGACTTAAATGATTATAATGGTACATCTGGATTTTACCCACTTAATGTAGGTGTTGATGGTGTAACGCTATATGATGATACTTATCGTGCTATCGCAGGATCATTTAGCCATAATGATATGACTTTAGGTGTTAAAACAACAGACGGTGTATCAGAATTCCCATGGGCTGATGAACTGTGGAGCAATGAGCTGGCTACTGATGACTTGGGAGATACACTAAACTTCCACTTTTCAGTAAAAGGATCTTCAGAATTCACTTACTATGGAGAGGGTGAATCATTTACATTTTCGGGTGATGACGACTTCTGGTTATATATTAATCAACAGCTTGTGATTGACTTAGGCGGCACACATGGTGAATTATCATGCACTGCAACATTCTTACCAGATGGAATGGTTCATATATCAGCAGTAACGGATACTGAAGGCAATGAGTTAGCTCCTGAGCAAACACTGTCACTGGGCCTTGTAAAAGGACGTACTTATTCTCTAGACTTCTTCTATGCTGAAAGACATACACATGAGTCTAATTTAATGCTGTCGACAAACCTGACACATGATAAGTTCTCAGTTAATAAAACAGCAACGCTCAATAATGAAGGAACTGAAGTGTCTTACTTAGTAGAAGTAACAAATGAAATGGAAGATGTTTTACTTACGATTGTGAAAGTTGCAGATTGGATGAATCGGGGTAATTCATTTAATAAAGACGGAGAATTTGTTAAGTTCAACACAGAAGGAGCCCCAACGATTGAAATCTCTAGGGATAAAAAAACCTGGCTTCCATTAGATTTAGGAACCCCTTCATCAGATGAAGCAGGTTTTAAGGTATTATCCCATTTCTCTGAACATAACACTCAAGAAGGAATTGATCTTGAAGCTGGAGCAAAAGTTTATTTCAGATATACATATACTTTGACAGAAGAAGATTATGAACACAAAGAAATCTACAATGTATTCTCTGTTACCACAAAGAATCCAAAAGATGATGATGCTGTAGTTGATGTCGGTAAGGGTGGCGTTGATTTGGATACTTCTAGACCATCGATTATTAAGGTGTTTAATGTAGATGATGGTGTAGCCATTCCAAACGCGACATTTAAATTTAACACAACCCCAATTTCTAAAGATGGTATTGATTATGATGGAACCAATATGCCGGATATATCCGATGCGTCTACAACCTATGATAGCCAATCACAGGATCTATTAAGGCGACGCATCATGATTAAACTTCCTGATTTTAGTCAAGAAGGAACCTATATTTATCGTGTTTCGGAAGTGTTGGATACGTATGAATTGGATGATGACGAAAGGTTAACCTATGCGACCAATGTTTATTACCTCACGATGATAGTGGTTGATGATGGAAATAATCAATATGGTTTGAAAGGCTTTGAGTATTCAAACGATTTAGATGGTTTAGATAAAGTAGAAACTATGGTATTTATGAATAGCTATACTAAAATTCCTGATGTTGTTAATGAAACATCTTCCTTAATTATCAGTAAAACGATAGAAGGCAGTGAAGAAATTTCCAATCAAAAATTTGATTTTAATATCTTAATTAATGCCCCAACTGAAACAACCTTAACAACATTCACCTACGTGATTGTTGATGCAAATGGAAATGTTGGAGCAAAACAAACAGGGTTATATAATGCAAACTTTACGATTTCCTTAGCACATGGTGAACATGCTAAATTCGATGATTTGTTGCTTAACGCGACGTATAAGATTCAGGAGAAAGATCATGCTAACTATAATGTATCTTATACAATCACAAACGGTGATGTAGTTGGAACATCACAAGAAGGAACTGATACAGATGTACAATTACTACATGAAGAGGGTACGCGTGTTGACTTTGTAAACAAAGTTATTGAAGTGAAGAAGCCAAGTGTCGAAGCTGACTTGCCAAGTACTGGTGTTCATGCTATTCACCAGACTGTTTACACACTCATGTTAGTTGGTGGATTTAGTATGTTGCTTTTTACTGAGTCAGAAAACAAACGAAACAAAAGAACCTAA